A region from the Salvelinus fontinalis isolate EN_2023a chromosome 23, ASM2944872v1, whole genome shotgun sequence genome encodes:
- the LOC129821412 gene encoding P2Y purinoceptor 8-like, with protein MAWSTNSTKLDNITLSLFQNVTASTAISIIYIVVTVINLTGNGLSMWLLLFRTSPKTPSIIFMINLTLTDLVLGLVLPFQIKYQMQGHNWSLGPGICRLLTLVFFANMYCSILTMTAISGDRYLGICWPMLFRETRERKSFAVICCFAMWTVVLSVLYPLMTTDLTFYVPELGITTCFDVLKRDMLPSMEAWAAFLLTLFVILFLIPFCITVFCYVGIIRKLARVSKTNQKEKAIRLAVTVLTVFTLCFAPNNILLLAHTIRRLFYGDSLYMAYKLTLSLSCLNSCLDPFIYYFASREFRQKLRQMLRLRTLSSLDTGKTDPHRESLYSAQYVSGGQGGENARVSVKQHC; from the exons ATGGCCTGGAGTACCAACAGCACCAAACTGGACAACATCACCTTGTCCCTGTTCCAGAATGTGACAGCCAGCACAGCTATCTCCATCATCTACATCGTGGTCACCGTCATCAACCTGACAGGAAATGGCCTCTCCATGTGGCTTCTCCTCTTCCGTACCTCTCCCAAAACTCCCTCCATCATCTTCATGATAAACCTGACCCTGACTGACCTGGTCTTGGGCCTCGTCCTGCCCTTCCAGATCAAGTATCAGATGCAGGGGCATAATTGGAGCCTGGGCCCGGGCATATGCag GCTCCTGACCCTGGTTTTCTTTGCCAACATGTACTGCTCAATTCTAACTATGACCGCCATCAGTGGAGACCGCTACCTGGGCATCTGTTGGCCCATGCTCTTCCGTGAGACCAGGGAAAGGAAGTCATTCGCTGTTATTTGCTGTTTCGCCATGTGGACAGTCGTCCTATCTGTCCTGTACCCATTAATGACAACCGACCTGACGTTCTACGTTCCAGAACTCGGGATCACCACCTGCTTTGACGTTCTGAAGAGGGACATGCTTCCATCAATGGAGGCCTGGGCTGCTTTCCTCCTTACCCTGTttgtcatcctcttcctcatcccgtTCTGCATCACTGTATTCTGCTACGTCGGCATCATCCGCAAGCTGGCCCGAGTTTCCAAGACCAACCAGAAAGAGAAAGCTATCCGTCTTGCTGTCACCGTCCTAACGGTCTTCACACTTTGCTTTGCTCCCAACAACATCCTCCTCCTGGCTCACACCATCCGGAGGCTCTTCTACGGGGACTCCCTCTACATGGCCTACAAGCTGACTCTCTCCCTCAGTTGCCTCAACAGCTGCCTCGACCCCTTCATCTACTACTTTGCCTCTAGGGAGTTCCGTCAAAAGCTAAGGCAGATGCTAAGGCTGAGAACACTGAGCAGTCTGGACACAGGGAAGACAGACCCGCACCGAGAGAGCCTGTACTCTGCCCAGTATGTGTCTGGGGGACAGGGCGGAGAAAACGCCAGAGTTTCTGTTAAACAACACTGTTAA